Proteins from a genomic interval of Planctomycetota bacterium:
- a CDS encoding nucleotidyltransferase — protein sequence MHIEKDYEELLKLLNRHKVRYCVVGAFAVAFYSRPRYTKDMDILVEPSSANARKVIRALKDFGFKRLPMDETELAKPGQIVQLGYEPVRVDIITSIEGCEFGQVWKNRATGRYGKQKIYFIGLKELLKNKKALNRPQDKMDLDNLSKDR from the coding sequence ATGCATATCGAAAAGGATTACGAAGAGTTATTAAAGTTGTTAAACCGGCATAAGGTCCGCTACTGCGTGGTCGGAGCTTTTGCCGTGGCTTTTTACAGCCGCCCGCGCTACACCAAGGATATGGATATCCTGGTCGAGCCGTCCAGCGCCAACGCCCGTAAGGTTATCCGGGCTCTGAAGGATTTCGGATTTAAGCGCCTGCCGATGGATGAAACAGAGTTGGCTAAGCCGGGCCAGATTGTCCAGCTGGGCTACGAACCGGTCCGGGTGGATATCATCACTTCCATCGAAGGGTGCGAATTCGGCCAGGTCTGGAAGAACCGGGCGACCGGCCGATACGGCAAGCAGAAGATTTATTTCATCGGACTGAAGGAATTGCTCAAGAACAAGAAGGCCCTGAACCGCCCGCAGGATAAAATGGATTTAGACAACCTGTCCAAAGACCGCTAA
- a CDS encoding EamA family transporter, whose protein sequence is MFIFIKRFYYPDTYLSNGVHQPSGTLLTGLAALAAILMWSVMALLTVKLPAVPPFFLAGSTLLLGGLISLPKIRAWHWNTKFILVGAAAVFLYQFLLFIALRSSPAIECNLINYLWPLLIILLAPIFDRQVHLRPVHILGGLLGFSGAVIAIYNQANGISTALYWGYLMALGAALTWSSYSLYMKRFANTSAWTMGPVCIISGIFSLSGSMISGEVIRLGRVDILYLVIIGLGPLGLSFYLWNYAMKRADPRKIGTLSYLAPILSTIWLSLGTGLPLSFGLLIALGLVVSGAILGRRERRN, encoded by the coding sequence ATGTTTATATTCATTAAAAGGTTTTATTATCCAGACACATATCTTTCTAACGGGGTTCACCAACCTTCAGGAACGCTTCTAACGGGGTTAGCCGCGCTGGCCGCCATACTGATGTGGAGCGTCATGGCATTGCTGACCGTCAAACTCCCGGCCGTGCCGCCATTCTTCCTGGCCGGCTCAACCCTCCTCTTGGGCGGGCTGATATCACTGCCCAAGATTCGCGCCTGGCACTGGAATACCAAATTTATACTGGTCGGTGCCGCAGCGGTCTTCCTCTACCAATTCCTGTTATTCATCGCCCTGCGCTCCTCGCCGGCCATTGAGTGCAACCTGATTAACTACCTCTGGCCGCTCCTGATAATCCTGCTGGCTCCGATATTCGACCGCCAGGTGCATTTAAGGCCGGTTCATATCCTGGGCGGGCTGCTGGGCTTTAGCGGGGCAGTCATCGCCATCTACAACCAAGCCAATGGCATTTCAACCGCCTTGTATTGGGGCTATCTGATGGCCCTGGGCGCCGCCCTGACCTGGTCTTCCTATTCGCTCTACATGAAACGGTTTGCCAACACCTCGGCCTGGACCATGGGACCGGTCTGCATCATCAGCGGCATATTCTCGCTCAGCGGCTCAATGATTTCCGGTGAGGTCATCAGATTGGGCCGGGTGGATATCCTGTATCTGGTTATTATCGGGCTTGGGCCGCTGGGATTATCATTCTATCTCTGGAACTATGCGATGAAAAGGGCTGACCCGCGCAAAATCGGGACGCTCTCCTACTTAGCTCCGATCCTCAGCACCATCTGGCTGTCATTAGGCACCGGACTGCCGCTGAGTTTTGGTCTGCTCATCGCCCTGGGATTGGTCGTGTCCGGCGCGATACTGGGCCGGCGGGAGCGGAGGAATTGA
- a CDS encoding PDZ domain-containing protein yields the protein MTRALLIVIGILAALLTAAGIMHWYSNLNWHPEFFQDSESNSSIEEKIIRQILSDGISSYQQEKECCEEIENAIGIQLSLVKSYALRSIVSGKNAHGFFISRVKEGSPAERAGLQKGDVVNDWNKEPIKSAQQLAGLIRAAKKGDKIIIKYHRPKKDSSRNPWNKLETTLIINN from the coding sequence ATGACCCGCGCCCTATTAATCGTAATCGGCATCCTGGCCGCCCTGCTTACCGCCGCCGGGATTATGCACTGGTATAGTAACCTAAACTGGCATCCAGAATTCTTCCAAGATTCAGAGTCTAATTCGTCTATCGAGGAAAAAATAATCCGTCAAATCTTATCCGATGGCATTTCCTCTTATCAACAAGAAAAAGAATGCTGCGAAGAAATAGAAAATGCAATCGGTATCCAACTATCTCTCGTTAAATCATACGCTTTGCGTTCTATAGTGAGCGGTAAAAATGCTCATGGTTTTTTTATCAGCCGAGTGAAAGAGGGTAGCCCGGCTGAACGGGCTGGACTGCAAAAAGGAGATGTTGTTAATGATTGGAATAAAGAACCAATAAAATCCGCACAACAATTAGCCGGATTAATTAGAGCCGCAAAAAAGGGTGACAAAATAATAATCAAATATCATAGGCCTAAGAAAGATTCCAGCCGGAATCCGTGGAATAAGTTAGAAACTACTCTTATCATTAATAATTAA
- a CDS encoding helix-turn-helix domain-containing protein — translation MARKPSFISVNPEEIEQVRRFLNASLYCDRKARKLKGHRRRHRAQIVYFSLLGRTVSWIAHEFKVSQQTVWKWRQIYKQQGIEGLKGRHN, via the coding sequence ATGGCACGAAAACCGTCTTTTATCAGTGTTAACCCCGAGGAGATTGAGCAGGTCCGGCGTTTCTTAAATGCTTCCTTATACTGCGACCGTAAAGCAAGGAAACTTAAGGGGCATCGCCGTCGCCATCGGGCACAGATAGTGTATTTTTCATTATTGGGCCGGACCGTTTCCTGGATTGCCCATGAATTCAAGGTCAGCCAACAAACCGTCTGGAAATGGCGCCAGATATATAAGCAGCAGGGAATTGAAGGATTAAAGGGCCGGCATAATTAG
- a CDS encoding DUF2950 family protein: MYNKSQTGLVQDKHGFTLIELMIVIAIIAVIAAIAIPNLLTGRISANENSAVASLRLLTNAESMWSQQDADGNAIKDFWTYDVSCIHRMFRADNVNKVAFIPIDVAKADAVPADLTGGILPFGGIQVEVWTSVLTGTKSGYWFRAMTLDAPGGTAYRVNTVGTNTIPACNNNRYGFMAAPDVYGTSGVNSLIVNEAGTVFATDTGLTTGPWKTTATGGLDWPGVNPAGVDGPAGRRWRVAD; encoded by the coding sequence ATGTATAACAAATCTCAAACCGGTTTGGTTCAGGATAAGCACGGATTTACCCTCATAGAACTGATGATTGTTATCGCCATTATCGCCGTGATTGCGGCGATTGCAATTCCCAATCTCCTGACCGGCCGTATTTCTGCCAATGAGAATTCTGCTGTCGCATCATTGCGGCTGCTGACCAATGCCGAATCAATGTGGTCGCAGCAGGACGCCGACGGAAATGCCATTAAGGATTTTTGGACATATGACGTCTCCTGCATACACCGGATGTTCCGCGCAGATAACGTCAATAAAGTCGCCTTTATTCCGATTGATGTAGCCAAGGCTGATGCGGTTCCGGCCGATTTAACCGGAGGGATTCTGCCGTTTGGAGGCATTCAGGTGGAAGTCTGGACCTCTGTTTTGACCGGAACAAAATCCGGCTATTGGTTCCGGGCTATGACCCTTGATGCGCCGGGCGGTACCGCCTATAGAGTCAATACCGTTGGAACCAATACTATTCCGGCCTGCAATAATAACCGGTACGGTTTCATGGCTGCGCCCGATGTTTATGGGACCAGCGGAGTCAACTCGCTTATTGTCAATGAGGCGGGCACGGTTTTTGCCACTGATACCGGGTTGACTACCGGTCCGTGGAAAACCACGGCAACCGGCGGACTGGACTGGCCGGGAGTAAATCCCGCCGGAGTAGACGGCCCGGCCGGCCGAAGATGGCGCGTGGCTGATTAG
- a CDS encoding HAD family hydrolase, with amino-acid sequence MPLILADIKAIVFDLGNTLVEFGPRQIKSFNDAREQALIRMFGSCDLERMAAIRDRQFAAPYQNGFKENDLRSIAIELIRELYNTTASEEQITTLTDARYNTFLQVVELPGNVRPLLDDLFQYYRLGLVSNYPCGRCIRDSLTKIGLTDRFETIVVSGEVGYVKPHPLPFATMLKRLNLAAKQCIYVGDTWLDDIQGAKRIGMQAIQTRQYEPYRIVPPSEGDYQPDAVIGHIDELRRLLI; translated from the coding sequence ATGCCACTTATTTTAGCTGATATAAAGGCGATTGTTTTTGATTTGGGCAATACGCTGGTGGAATTCGGCCCGCGGCAGATTAAATCATTCAACGACGCCCGGGAGCAGGCGCTAATCCGGATGTTCGGGTCTTGCGACCTGGAGCGCATGGCCGCTATCCGGGACCGGCAGTTTGCCGCCCCTTATCAAAACGGCTTCAAAGAGAACGATTTACGAAGCATCGCGATTGAGTTAATCCGGGAACTCTACAACACCACGGCTTCAGAGGAACAGATAACCACCCTGACCGATGCCAGATATAATACATTTTTGCAGGTGGTGGAACTGCCCGGTAATGTCCGGCCATTGCTCGATGACCTGTTCCAATATTACCGCCTGGGCCTGGTTTCCAACTATCCCTGCGGCAGATGTATTAGGGATTCTCTGACCAAGATTGGACTGACGGATAGATTCGAGACGATAGTGGTTTCCGGCGAGGTCGGTTATGTCAAGCCGCATCCGCTTCCCTTTGCCACGATGCTTAAGCGCCTGAACCTGGCCGCCAAGCAATGCATCTATGTGGGCGATACCTGGCTGGATGATATCCAGGGGGCAAAGCGCATCGGCATGCAGGCGATTCAGACCAGGCAATATGAGCCGTATAGAATTGTCCCGCCGTCTGAAGGCGATTATCAGCCCGATGCCGTAATCGGCCATATTGACGAGTTACGACGCTTATTGATATAA